A genomic window from Trichocoleus desertorum ATA4-8-CV12 includes:
- a CDS encoding DUF2283 domain-containing protein has product MEEKLTFRYDRMGDILYIDKCQPYAEQESEEIGDEIIARLNPSSNEIENLEILFFSKRLLSNSLFELPIIADLRLVS; this is encoded by the coding sequence ATGGAAGAAAAGCTAACCTTTCGATACGATCGCATGGGAGACATTCTATATATCGACAAATGTCAGCCATACGCCGAGCAAGAATCTGAAGAGATTGGTGACGAAATCATTGCTCGGCTCAATCCAAGCTCTAATGAAATTGAAAATTTGGAAATTCTATTTTTCTCAAAACGTCTATTAAGCAATAGTTTGTTTGAGTTGCCTATCATCGCTGATTTGCGGCTTGTGAGTTAA
- a CDS encoding GTPase domain-containing protein: MVKEIVEVGGEVVEVGRRIWEQFDKSYTSDYHDENSTTLSKTLHRMHTGSSPRIVLVGMTSAGKSSLINALFGESIAEVKRTADTTDCIIEAKFPSSLVIYDTPGLGGNEELGYENITRLFLRLPQEEDVKIHGHVRYQAKPAEILELSIEQISQFPTPDAIIFVVDISRTLNRFERKAFKALYLELQNKFANRVVVAGTHLDELRQLPKEEINGQISSYNNIFDEQVIPVSSLSGEGLSELVLTLFRTIPEKVSPAKLQESLVTARKLSRLSFVIAEVSNILADIILLKGNRTEEIKAGYLGIFALVCNHYSVDEEIWLKCNGNALKIGEEAKDAGTRRFKSRRNPKDLFEWLMSIFGGGIYIEEVEYKSLGSAGLRTLLPGIYKLLYELSEVSSVEFSEIEVREQVNHKADEIEKLVQHNKFEELSSQVSLLLEGLFPGVI, from the coding sequence ATGGTAAAGGAAATTGTGGAGGTAGGAGGAGAGGTTGTAGAGGTAGGCAGGCGTATCTGGGAGCAATTCGACAAAAGCTATACGTCAGATTACCATGACGAGAATTCTACTACCCTATCTAAGACATTACATAGGATGCATACTGGCTCCTCACCTAGAATTGTGTTGGTCGGCATGACCTCTGCTGGCAAATCTAGCTTGATTAATGCCCTTTTTGGTGAATCGATTGCAGAAGTAAAAAGAACGGCAGATACAACAGATTGCATAATCGAAGCAAAATTCCCAAGCAGCTTGGTTATCTATGATACACCTGGTCTTGGAGGCAACGAGGAGTTGGGATATGAAAACATCACACGCTTGTTTTTACGACTGCCACAAGAAGAGGATGTTAAAATACATGGTCATGTGAGGTATCAAGCCAAACCTGCTGAGATTCTTGAGTTGAGTATCGAACAAATCAGTCAGTTTCCTACACCAGATGCCATTATTTTCGTGGTAGATATTTCAAGAACCTTAAACAGATTTGAAAGAAAGGCTTTCAAGGCTTTATATCTAGAGCTTCAAAATAAATTTGCCAATCGGGTTGTTGTTGCTGGCACTCATTTAGATGAATTAAGACAACTTCCCAAAGAAGAGATTAATGGACAAATCAGTAGCTACAACAATATTTTCGACGAACAAGTTATACCTGTTTCCTCCCTGTCTGGAGAGGGACTTTCGGAATTAGTGCTTACTCTATTTCGCACCATACCTGAGAAGGTCTCTCCTGCAAAATTACAGGAATCTTTGGTAACAGCAAGAAAGTTAAGCAGATTATCTTTTGTAATTGCCGAAGTTAGCAATATTCTTGCTGATATTATCCTCTTAAAAGGTAATAGAACTGAAGAGATCAAAGCAGGATATTTAGGAATATTCGCACTGGTTTGCAACCACTATTCAGTAGATGAAGAGATTTGGCTGAAGTGTAATGGTAATGCATTAAAGATTGGAGAAGAAGCTAAAGATGCTGGAACCCGACGCTTTAAATCTCGGCGTAATCCTAAAGATCTCTTCGAGTGGCTAATGTCAATTTTTGGAGGAGGAATATATATAGAAGAAGTCGAGTATAAATCTTTGGGTTCAGCAGGCTTAAGAACGCTTCTGCCAGGAATATATAAACTATTGTATGAATTGAGTGAGGTTTCTAGCGTGGAATTTTCAGAAATTGAAGTTAGAGAGCAAGTTAATCATAAAGCTGATGAGATTGAGAAGCTAGTACAACACAATAAATTTGAAGAGTTAAGCTCTCAGGTCTCATTGTTATTAGAGGGGCTTTTTCCTGGCGTTATTTGA
- a CDS encoding zinc-dependent peptidase, with translation MVAAVIVFLVIGLIVAGIFASPLLVKQRRDRLKQRPFPPLWDAVVENYLPIYPRLSASERRRLQGHIQVFLKEKQFIGCAGLQVTEEMRLAIAAVACLLLLNERGTYFLKLRSILVYPGTYFVEETAIAGNYVVEERRVARLGESWSRDQVVLSWEQVQRDAGSWRDGHNVVLHEFAHQLDQEDGNAEGVPFLPKELDYAVWAQVMTQEYQQLCQDVQRGAKTVMDSYGTLNPAEFFAVATETFFEKPQQLSRKHPTLYEQLQRYYQLDPVKLV, from the coding sequence ATGGTTGCAGCAGTCATTGTTTTTCTCGTGATCGGCCTAATTGTAGCTGGGATTTTTGCTAGTCCGCTCTTAGTGAAGCAACGTCGCGATCGCCTTAAGCAACGCCCATTTCCACCCCTTTGGGATGCGGTAGTAGAGAATTATCTACCTATTTATCCCCGTCTCTCTGCGAGTGAAAGGAGACGGTTACAGGGACATATCCAAGTCTTTCTGAAAGAGAAGCAATTTATTGGCTGTGCAGGATTGCAAGTCACAGAGGAAATGAGACTGGCGATCGCGGCAGTGGCTTGTTTGCTGTTGTTGAATGAGCGAGGCACCTACTTTCTCAAGTTGCGATCGATTTTGGTATATCCTGGCACTTACTTTGTAGAGGAGACGGCGATCGCGGGTAACTATGTAGTGGAGGAAAGACGGGTAGCACGATTGGGAGAGTCATGGAGCCGTGACCAGGTGGTGCTGTCCTGGGAGCAGGTGCAGCGGGATGCGGGTAGTTGGCGAGATGGACATAATGTGGTGCTGCATGAGTTTGCTCACCAGTTAGATCAAGAGGATGGTAACGCGGAGGGAGTGCCATTTTTGCCCAAAGAGCTAGATTATGCAGTTTGGGCACAGGTAATGACGCAGGAGTATCAACAACTCTGCCAAGATGTGCAACGAGGAGCCAAAACGGTGATGGATAGCTACGGCACCCTGAACCCCGCTGAGTTTTTTGCCGTGGCAACCGAAACGTTTTTTGAAAAGCCGCAGCAATTATCGAGGAAGCATCCTACCCTTTATGAGCAGCTACAACGCTACTATCAACTTGATCCGGTGAAATTGGTTTAA
- a CDS encoding DUF4126 domain-containing protein — protein sequence MNFNTLIELLLGVSLSAASGFRVFVPLLTLSAAAVLGHTNLPTDFDWIESPQALAVFAIASVLEVGGYYIPWFDHALDVVATPAAILAGTVVTASLAPDLNPVAQWTLALVAGGGAAGITKSLTNLLRATSTATSGGLANPIVATVELVVAIALSILAITLPVVAIIVVITFLGLAIAKLWRFFSRFRLPQRIPENLS from the coding sequence TTGAATTTCAACACTTTAATCGAACTTTTATTAGGCGTAAGTTTGAGTGCGGCTTCAGGCTTTCGAGTCTTTGTGCCGCTCTTGACGCTCAGTGCTGCCGCTGTGCTGGGTCATACTAACTTACCCACTGATTTTGACTGGATTGAAAGCCCACAAGCTTTAGCCGTGTTTGCGATCGCTTCAGTCCTAGAAGTAGGTGGCTACTACATCCCCTGGTTCGATCATGCTCTGGATGTGGTGGCAACCCCAGCAGCGATTTTAGCGGGCACCGTTGTCACAGCTTCGTTGGCTCCTGATCTCAACCCCGTGGCGCAATGGACGCTGGCTTTAGTAGCGGGAGGGGGAGCGGCTGGCATCACCAAAAGCTTGACGAATCTATTACGAGCCACCTCAACGGCAACTTCTGGCGGTTTAGCAAATCCCATCGTGGCGACGGTGGAATTAGTGGTGGCGATCGCGCTCTCGATTTTAGCGATCACCTTGCCAGTGGTTGCCATTATCGTGGTTATCACGTTTTTGGGACTGGCGATCGCCAAATTGTGGCGCTTCTTCTCCCGTTTTCGCTTGCCACAACGCATCCCAGAAAATTTGTCTTAA
- a CDS encoding phytanoyl-CoA dioxygenase family protein — protein sequence MVQSINATGISKFTAADLDRFAEVLNRDGICVIPELFDRELIQEWAAGFDALFRERQQRPGGLAPREKNRYYLTLPWVQPFANTEVFANPTILGVLDRVFFQEYRLVQLGADTPFQGSEYQELHRDFRPLFADQIVTPLYALAVNFPLVEVTEDNGPFQMARGTHVMPREEALVKITAGEIPVESFPMQLGDVIIRSPLAIHRGSPNITAQPRPMVVMGYAMHWLHTPVMDLTVQQDYYQSLPQHLQEMLRCNVVEQLPENKTETYINFKY from the coding sequence ATGGTTCAAAGTATCAATGCCACTGGTATTAGCAAATTCACAGCGGCGGATTTAGATCGATTTGCCGAGGTGCTAAATCGAGATGGAATTTGTGTCATTCCTGAACTCTTCGATCGCGAGTTGATCCAAGAGTGGGCAGCAGGGTTTGATGCCCTCTTTCGGGAGCGTCAACAGCGCCCCGGTGGACTGGCCCCCCGCGAGAAAAATCGTTACTATTTGACTTTGCCTTGGGTGCAGCCTTTCGCCAATACGGAAGTGTTTGCCAATCCCACAATTTTAGGTGTGCTGGATCGGGTCTTCTTCCAGGAATACCGCCTAGTGCAATTAGGGGCAGACACACCTTTTCAAGGCTCGGAATACCAAGAACTGCATCGGGATTTCCGTCCTCTCTTCGCTGATCAGATTGTCACTCCCCTGTACGCTCTAGCGGTTAACTTTCCCCTAGTCGAAGTGACGGAAGACAACGGTCCCTTCCAAATGGCACGCGGTACCCATGTCATGCCTCGCGAAGAAGCGCTGGTGAAGATTACAGCAGGTGAGATTCCCGTCGAATCTTTCCCCATGCAACTGGGTGATGTGATCATCCGATCGCCTTTGGCAATCCACCGAGGTTCGCCCAACATCACTGCTCAACCCAGGCCAATGGTCGTGATGGGCTATGCGATGCACTGGTTACACACTCCGGTGATGGATTTGACGGTTCAGCAAGACTACTACCAGAGTCTGCCGCAGCACCTCCAGGAGATGTTGCGCTGCAATGTGGTAGAGCAGCTACCAGAAAACAAGACCGAAACCTACATCAATTTCAAGTACTAA
- a CDS encoding glycoside hydrolase family 43 protein yields MMTQSEAKSGLGSQENGETLTYTNPVYPHYFADPYVWQHQGIYYAIGTGPAEAAGEVEETGQRRVFPLLRSHNLIDWEFVQNALVRPDPSLGDNFWAPEIAYSDGTFYLYYSVGHEDKNHQLRVATSSDPVGPYQDVGEPLLDPQSCPFAIDPHAFCDDDGQWYLFYAQDFLDTSENVRAGTALMVDRLESMTKLAGEGKVVLRARSDWQRFLADRPMYGGVYDWHTLEGPSVRKYGDRYYCFYSGGRWETDSYGVDYGVAEHVMGPYLDAGNEAGPRVLRSHPGYVLGPGHNSITVGPDGKTEYIVYHAWDTGMEARRMCIDPLHCTPEGPRCPGPTWTPQNIAINSK; encoded by the coding sequence ATGATGACTCAATCTGAAGCAAAGTCTGGGTTAGGCTCCCAAGAAAATGGAGAGACCTTAACCTATACCAATCCCGTTTATCCTCATTATTTTGCTGATCCATATGTGTGGCAGCATCAAGGGATTTACTACGCGATCGGGACTGGGCCAGCAGAAGCAGCCGGAGAGGTAGAGGAAACTGGGCAGAGACGAGTTTTTCCGCTGTTGCGCTCCCACAACTTGATCGATTGGGAATTTGTCCAGAACGCTTTGGTACGGCCTGACCCTAGTTTAGGAGATAACTTCTGGGCACCAGAGATCGCTTATTCCGATGGCACCTTCTATCTCTATTACTCAGTGGGGCATGAAGATAAAAACCACCAGTTACGGGTTGCCACCAGTTCAGATCCCGTAGGACCATACCAGGACGTAGGCGAACCTTTGTTAGATCCGCAGTCCTGCCCATTTGCGATCGACCCCCACGCCTTCTGTGATGATGATGGGCAGTGGTACTTATTCTATGCTCAAGATTTTTTAGACACTAGCGAGAACGTTCGGGCGGGCACAGCCTTGATGGTCGATCGCTTGGAGAGCATGACCAAACTGGCAGGTGAGGGCAAAGTTGTCCTGCGAGCCCGATCCGATTGGCAAAGATTTCTCGCCGATCGCCCGATGTATGGTGGTGTCTATGATTGGCATACTTTAGAAGGCCCTTCTGTGCGTAAGTATGGCGATCGCTACTACTGCTTTTATAGTGGTGGACGGTGGGAAACGGATAGCTACGGGGTGGATTATGGAGTCGCAGAGCATGTGATGGGGCCGTACTTAGATGCAGGAAACGAAGCAGGCCCAAGGGTTTTGCGATCGCATCCGGGTTACGTCCTCGGCCCTGGTCATAATTCGATCACGGTAGGCCCAGACGGAAAAACTGAGTACATCGTTTATCACGCTTGGGATACAGGCATGGAAGCTCGACGGATGTGCATTGACCCCCTCCACTGCACCCCAGAGGGGCCACGCTGTCCTGGTCCTACTTGGACACCTCAAAACATTGCCATCAACTCGAAGTAG
- a CDS encoding AAA family ATPase, with protein MNPIAAPLADRLRPRTLDEFVGQEHIVGPGRLLRRAIQADQLASVIFAGPPGTGKTTLARVIANTTQGHFISINAVLAGVKEIRAAVETAQERRDRHGQRTILFVDEVHRFNKSQQDALLPWVENGTVILIGATTENPYFEVNKALVSRSRIFQLKSLTAADLVKVVQQALSDPERGYGDRAVQIAPDALDHLVNVANGDARSLLNALELAVETTAPDRTGTIHISLAVAEESIQQRAVLYDKEGDAHFDIISAFIKSLRGSDPDAALYWLARMVYAGEDPRFIFRRMLILASEDVGLADPEAVARVNACAATFDRVGMPEGRYPLAQAALYLATAPKSNSVMGFFDALAAVEREREADVPAHLKDANRDKHSFGHGANYLYPHAYRDHWVAQQYLPAALQGQVFYQPSEQGFEAAIRTQVERRREAQLAAIAEGLDVTAPEILTYSPTNKAQERWLQRTLSQTGERLAQVRDRLFALAQPQRHHMILELNGGSGLLTWEALRRVPEGGVYVQVPTATDVERLQTQAQALPELLRPTMLQGTVQQLSALLTAQAPEIRFNHILGRNILMSAVDKSGLVRTWIPFLQSGGKITLAETVPRHSQRLYRLIDAAKVEPDLYQRLILAEEAIYKDSSDPRMNWDSTDLQRVFEQAGCHAQIETVQTVAEMYISPALVERWFAIAPDAPTYAHHLSHYLSTLEIEWVRTLFQRCLQDQSVPWESAIALISANPD; from the coding sequence TTGAACCCGATAGCTGCTCCTCTCGCCGATCGCTTGCGTCCCCGCACTTTAGATGAATTTGTTGGGCAGGAGCATATTGTTGGCCCTGGACGATTGCTGCGACGAGCCATCCAAGCCGATCAGCTCGCCTCTGTGATTTTTGCTGGGCCACCAGGCACAGGTAAAACTACACTAGCGCGAGTCATTGCCAACACCACTCAAGGCCACTTCATTTCGATTAATGCGGTGTTGGCAGGGGTGAAAGAAATTCGGGCGGCGGTAGAAACCGCTCAGGAACGACGCGATCGCCACGGACAACGCACAATTTTGTTTGTGGATGAAGTGCACCGCTTCAACAAGTCCCAACAAGATGCACTGCTACCGTGGGTAGAGAATGGTACCGTGATTCTCATTGGAGCCACGACCGAGAATCCTTACTTTGAAGTCAACAAAGCTCTGGTCAGCCGTTCTCGCATCTTTCAGCTCAAATCCTTGACTGCGGCTGATTTAGTTAAGGTGGTGCAGCAGGCGCTGAGTGATCCAGAGCGAGGTTATGGCGATCGCGCGGTTCAAATCGCTCCAGACGCACTAGACCACCTTGTCAATGTAGCGAACGGAGATGCTCGTAGCCTCCTCAACGCTTTGGAGCTAGCCGTTGAAACCACCGCACCCGATCGCACAGGCACCATTCACATTAGTCTTGCCGTTGCCGAAGAGTCGATTCAGCAGCGAGCGGTCTTGTATGACAAAGAGGGAGACGCCCACTTTGATATCATCAGCGCCTTCATCAAAAGTCTGCGGGGTAGTGATCCGGACGCGGCATTGTATTGGTTAGCTCGGATGGTTTACGCCGGAGAAGACCCCCGATTTATCTTTCGCCGGATGTTGATTTTAGCCAGCGAAGACGTAGGACTCGCAGATCCAGAAGCTGTCGCCAGAGTCAATGCTTGCGCTGCCACATTCGATCGCGTGGGCATGCCCGAAGGTCGTTACCCCCTAGCTCAAGCCGCTCTGTATTTAGCTACTGCACCGAAATCTAACAGTGTGATGGGCTTTTTTGATGCCTTAGCTGCTGTGGAGCGAGAACGCGAAGCCGATGTGCCTGCTCATCTTAAGGATGCCAATCGAGATAAACACAGTTTTGGGCATGGAGCGAACTATCTTTACCCTCATGCCTACCGCGATCATTGGGTGGCACAGCAATATTTACCTGCGGCTTTGCAAGGTCAGGTGTTTTATCAACCTTCGGAGCAAGGATTTGAGGCTGCAATTCGCACCCAAGTAGAACGTCGCCGAGAAGCCCAACTGGCTGCGATCGCCGAAGGCTTAGATGTAACGGCTCCAGAAATTCTTACCTACAGCCCTACCAATAAAGCCCAAGAACGTTGGCTGCAACGAACTCTTTCTCAAACTGGAGAACGCTTGGCTCAGGTTCGCGATCGCCTTTTTGCCCTAGCTCAACCCCAGCGGCATCATATGATTCTGGAACTGAATGGCGGCAGTGGTTTACTCACTTGGGAAGCTCTGCGCCGAGTTCCAGAAGGCGGCGTTTATGTGCAGGTACCCACTGCAACCGATGTGGAACGACTCCAAACTCAAGCTCAGGCTTTACCAGAGTTGCTGCGACCAACTATGCTGCAAGGCACTGTGCAACAACTGTCAGCTTTGTTAACTGCTCAGGCACCGGAGATTCGGTTCAATCACATTCTGGGCCGCAACATTTTAATGTCGGCAGTAGATAAATCTGGGCTGGTCCGCACCTGGATACCTTTCTTACAATCCGGAGGCAAAATCACCTTAGCTGAAACCGTTCCGCGCCACAGCCAGCGGCTATATCGATTAATAGATGCTGCCAAAGTTGAACCTGACTTGTATCAACGCTTAATTCTAGCAGAAGAAGCTATCTACAAAGACTCCAGCGATCCCCGGATGAATTGGGACAGCACCGATCTACAACGGGTGTTTGAGCAAGCGGGATGTCACGCGCAAATTGAGACAGTTCAGACAGTTGCAGAAATGTATATCTCGCCTGCTTTAGTCGAGCGGTGGTTTGCGATCGCCCCCGATGCGCCCACCTACGCCCACCATCTCAGCCATTATCTCTCTACATTAGAGATAGAGTGGGTCAGAACGCTATTTCAACGCTGCTTGCAAGATCAAAGCGTACCTTGGGAGAGTGCGATCGCGCTCATATCAGCAAACCCAGATTAG
- a CDS encoding lycopene cyclase domain-containing protein: MTYSLFHIIFILPPILLLASQQPQPLAGVGGRKAGISLFLIAAVAFVYTTPWDNYLIWRDVWHYGRDRVVGTVGYVPIEEYLFFVLQPILTGLWLYRLLAHTEEPSELKPASTANVAGTIIWTSLSLLGVWLLQRDFGVYLGLILVWAGPILALQWLIGGAQLWVRKRLWLTATLLPTLYLWVADRIAIAQGIWSISETYTTGLHLFGLPVEEATFFLVTNFLVVQGLLLFLVFSSSSSEPKVTKVEQQQTV, from the coding sequence ATGACTTATTCATTGTTTCACATCATCTTTATCTTGCCGCCCATCTTATTACTCGCCTCACAGCAACCGCAGCCTTTAGCTGGAGTAGGAGGTCGTAAGGCTGGGATCTCTTTGTTCCTGATTGCTGCTGTAGCGTTTGTCTACACGACACCTTGGGACAACTATTTGATTTGGCGCGATGTATGGCACTATGGTCGCGATCGCGTAGTGGGCACTGTTGGTTATGTCCCCATCGAAGAGTATTTATTTTTTGTGCTACAGCCCATTCTCACAGGGTTATGGCTATATCGCTTGCTAGCTCATACGGAGGAGCCAAGCGAACTAAAACCCGCTTCCACAGCCAATGTAGCAGGTACAATCATTTGGACAAGTCTGAGTCTCCTGGGTGTATGGTTGCTCCAACGTGATTTCGGAGTCTATTTAGGACTAATTTTGGTTTGGGCTGGCCCAATCTTAGCGTTGCAATGGCTGATCGGAGGAGCGCAGCTTTGGGTTCGCAAACGCCTTTGGCTAACTGCCACTCTACTTCCTACCTTATATCTGTGGGTCGCCGATCGCATTGCCATTGCTCAAGGCATTTGGAGCATATCAGAGACCTATACCACTGGGCTACACTTATTTGGGCTACCCGTCGAAGAAGCCACTTTCTTCCTCGTCACTAACTTCTTGGTCGTGCAAGGGCTGTTACTGTTCTTAGTATTCAGTAGTTCTAGTTCCGAACCCAAGGTAACCAAGGTGGAACAGCAACAAACTGTCTAA
- a CDS encoding class I SAM-dependent methyltransferase, with product MQLQRIFLLFASVGVVSLGTAACTQQRNFEADAQSSTQTNTTTVAPTAQPQGRQADVPFVPTPPEVVTGMLELAKVGPNDVLYDLGSGDGRIVIAAAKEFGTRGTGIDINPELVQQSRENAQQAGVGDRTRFLQQDLFETDLSDATVVTLYLLPDVNLKLRPKLLRELKPGTRIVSHAFDMGDWKPERVEQIQGRTIYYWVVPEQIPANLQ from the coding sequence ATGCAACTACAAAGAATCTTTTTGTTATTTGCTAGCGTTGGAGTCGTTAGTTTAGGGACTGCCGCCTGCACCCAACAGCGCAATTTTGAAGCCGATGCTCAAAGCAGTACTCAAACTAACACAACAACAGTTGCACCCACCGCTCAACCCCAAGGACGGCAAGCAGATGTGCCCTTTGTCCCAACTCCCCCCGAGGTAGTTACGGGCATGCTGGAGCTAGCTAAAGTAGGCCCTAACGATGTTCTCTACGATTTAGGCAGCGGTGATGGTCGCATTGTAATCGCGGCGGCAAAAGAGTTTGGGACTCGCGGTACCGGAATTGATATCAATCCAGAATTAGTGCAGCAAAGCCGAGAAAATGCTCAACAAGCTGGAGTGGGCGATCGCACTCGTTTCCTACAGCAAGACTTGTTTGAAACTGATCTGAGCGATGCCACAGTCGTCACGCTTTACTTGCTCCCAGATGTCAATCTCAAGCTGCGCCCAAAGCTCCTTCGAGAACTTAAACCTGGAACTCGGATTGTATCCCACGCTTTCGACATGGGCGACTGGAAACCAGAACGAGTTGAACAAATCCAAGGAAGAACCATTTACTACTGGGTAGTGCCCGAGCAAATCCCTGCTAATCTGCAATAA
- a CDS encoding amino acid permease, giving the protein MNKRETYQSHNFPLIAAAAPKPTLSFTDAVALIVGIVIGAGIFETPSLVAANAGSKVEVVLLWLLGGGMSLLGALCYAELATTYPHVGGNYHYLMRAFGRRAAFLFAWARMTVIQTGSIALLAFVLGDYASQLFRLGPFSASLYAALAIACLTGLNILGVQQGKWAQNWLTVAQVLGLLLVVVVGMAFIPLAPSVPSTTSSQGTLGLALLFVLLSYGGWNEAAYISAEVQDGRRNIARSLLWSVGIITTIYLLVNLAYLQGLGLAAMAESDAIAADLMRQVLGAPGAAFISLLITICTLSSINATIFTGARTNYALGQDFPLFSFLGRWQPNSNTPAAALLAQGAIALALVLLGTVTRRGFETMVDYTAPIFWFFFLLTGVALLVLRKQEPERPRPFQVPLYPWIPLLFCLISLYLLYSSLVYTGIGAFLGVAVVLAGIPLLWWSRRR; this is encoded by the coding sequence GTGAATAAACGTGAAACCTATCAATCACACAATTTCCCTCTCATTGCAGCAGCGGCCCCAAAGCCTACTTTATCTTTTACAGACGCAGTTGCTCTGATTGTCGGCATTGTTATTGGGGCAGGGATTTTTGAAACACCTAGCTTGGTAGCAGCAAATGCAGGTAGTAAAGTAGAAGTAGTATTACTCTGGCTCTTAGGAGGGGGTATGTCACTGCTGGGAGCCCTCTGTTACGCAGAACTAGCGACTACCTATCCGCATGTGGGAGGAAACTACCACTATCTAATGCGAGCTTTTGGTAGGCGGGCAGCTTTTCTGTTTGCTTGGGCCAGGATGACTGTCATCCAAACAGGTTCGATCGCCCTGCTCGCTTTCGTTCTAGGCGATTACGCTTCTCAGTTATTTCGGCTTGGCCCCTTCTCTGCTTCTCTCTATGCCGCCCTCGCGATCGCCTGTCTAACTGGCCTCAATATTCTGGGGGTACAGCAGGGGAAATGGGCACAAAACTGGCTGACCGTTGCCCAAGTTCTGGGGCTTTTACTAGTGGTCGTGGTGGGGATGGCCTTTATCCCTCTGGCTCCATCGGTGCCTTCTACCACCTCATCCCAAGGTACGCTAGGACTCGCTCTGCTATTTGTATTGTTGTCCTACGGTGGCTGGAACGAAGCGGCTTATATCTCTGCAGAAGTTCAGGATGGTCGGCGCAACATTGCGCGATCGCTACTTTGGAGTGTTGGTATTATTACCACCATCTATTTACTAGTTAACCTGGCCTATCTGCAAGGCTTGGGGCTAGCGGCGATGGCCGAATCAGATGCGATCGCTGCGGATCTAATGCGCCAAGTCTTGGGTGCGCCAGGAGCAGCTTTCATCAGCCTCTTGATTACCATTTGTACCTTGAGTTCAATTAACGCCACCATCTTCACGGGAGCTCGGACGAATTACGCCTTGGGGCAAGATTTTCCCCTATTTTCGTTCTTAGGCCGTTGGCAGCCAAACTCTAATACCCCCGCTGCTGCCCTTCTAGCTCAAGGGGCGATCGCGCTGGCTTTGGTTCTATTGGGAACGGTCACTCGTCGAGGCTTTGAGACGATGGTGGACTACACAGCTCCCATCTTCTGGTTTTTCTTTCTGCTAACTGGAGTGGCGCTTCTCGTGCTGCGAAAACAAGAGCCCGAAAGACCCCGTCCGTTTCAGGTTCCTCTTTATCCCTGGATACCCTTGCTGTTTTGCCTCATCAGCCTCTATTTACTTTACTCCAGCCTAGTTTATACAGGCATAGGCGCATTTCTAGGAGTAGCTGTGGTGTTAGCGGGTATTCCCCTACTCTGGTGGAGTCGCAGGCGATAA